From the Ralstonia wenshanensis genome, the window TGCGCAGCGATTCACGGCTGCGGATGTCAGTGGCCACGCCCAGATGCGTATAACCCTGGTCCGCCAGATAGCGCGCCAGTTCGGGGATGAACTGCGCGGGCAGGTTGTCGACACAGTAATAACCTGCGTCTTCGAGCACGTTCAGGGCGACCGATTTCCCTGAACCCGACATACCGGTGATGAGAATGATCCGCATGCCGCGAGGATAGCATCCCTGTGTTGCAAAGCAGCGACCAGTAAAAAAGGCGACCGATCTGGCCGCCTTTTTTGAAGCGAAACTAAAGCAATACTCAGCCCTTCGAGAGGCACTCTTTTTGGGCTTTCTTGTACTCGTCGCCCTTCTTGCCCTTGTTGGCCTTGGAGCAGGCTGCCATCTTTTCCTGCTGCGTCATCGGCTTGGCAGCCGCAGCCGGCTTGTCAGACAGGCAGCCTTTCATGAATGCCTTGCGCTCGTCGCCCTTCTTGCCGGCGGCGTCCATGTTGCATTGCTTCATCTTGTCTTGCTGCGAATTCTTGGCTGCCGGAGCGGCGGCAGGTGCGGCCGGCGCAGCTGCCGGTGCGCTGCCTTGGCCGAATGCCTGGCCAGCCAGGAACGGGAGCGCCAGGGCGCAAGCGGCAATCAGTTGTTTCATCGTCGTGTTCTCCTTGGGTACCATCAGAAGAGCGGGCGAAGACGGCCGCCGCGCTCGCGATGAACGCCGCCGCGTGCGTGCTCGGCGCATTCCCTCCCACAACGGAGAGGCCGCATGACGGGTTGACGTTTCTCACCAAAAACTAGGGTAAAACCGGCCCGATCGCGAAACTTTGTGGCGACTTTGTTAAAGCAGGCGACCCTGAGGCGAGTGCGAGGCAGCTTCGGCCTGCATGGCGGCGCGCTGGCGGTCCATGAAGTCGCGCAACGTATCGATGCCGCGCAGGCGCAGGATCGTGTTGCGCACGGCGGCTTCGACCAGCACGGCCAAGTTGCGGCCGGCTGCCACCTGGATCTTCACCATGTGGATCGGCAAGCCGAGCACATCGAGGTATTGCGAATCGAGTGGCAGGCGCTCGAACTCACCATCGTTGCGGCGCACGAGCTGAACGATGAGCTTGATCTTCATCTTCCGGCGCACCGCCGTCTCACCGAAAATCGTCTTGATGTCGAGCAGCCCCAGACCGCGCACTTCCAGCAGATTCTGCAGCAGCGGCGGGCAGCGGCCTTCGATAAAGTCCGGCCCGAGGCGCACGAAATCGACTGCGTCATCGGCTACCAGACCATGACCGCGCGAGATCAGCTCCAGGCCCAATTCGCTTTTGCCCAGGCCGGAGTCGCCCATGATCAGCACGCCCATGCCGAGGATGTCGAGAAACACCCCGTGCATCGTCACGCGCGGTGCCGAGATGCGCGACAGATACAGCCGCAGATGATCAATGACAGCGGCTGACGAAATCGGCGATGTAAACAGCGGTGTGGAAGAGCGCGTGCAGCGCAGTTCCAGATCGGGCGGCGGATCCACGCCATCGGCCACGACCAGGAAGGGCGGTTCCAGCAGGATCAGCTCGCCCATCTGCCGCTTGCGGTTTTCTTCCGATAAGCGCTGGTAATAGGTGATCTCGGGCTTGCCGAGCACCTGGATGCGATTCGGGTGGATGAGGTTCAAGTGCCCGACCAGATCCGCCGCAGACGTCGCTTCCTTGGCGAAATCCACGTCGAACGCGCGGTCCGCGCCCTCCAGGCCGGCGACCCACGACAGCTTCAAATCAGCTGCGTTGTCGTCAAAGATCGATTGGGCGATGACGCCGGTCAGTTCCATAGCAGGGCACAGTGGTGCCGACGGGGCATAGCGCGTTCGCAATCGGTTGCGCTTGCCACCGATTGCGCTGCGATCAGGGCCGCCAGTCGGTCAGTAGCTGGTGAATCGCCTCGGGCGACGGCAGGGTGGCGAGGCCTTCGCGCATGTCTCGGTCGGACAGCAGTTGGGCGATTTCAGAGAGGATTTCCAGATGTTGCTGGGTCGCCTGTTCGGGCACCAGCAAAAAGATCAGCAACGAGACGGGTTTGCCGTCCGGTGACTCAAAAGGCACCGGCTCGGACAGGCGCATGAATGCAGCCAGCGGTTGCTTGAGCCCTTTGATACGGCCATGCGGAATGGCCACGCCGGCTCCCAGGCCCGTGGATCCAAGCGACTCGCGCGCAAACAGGTTGTCGGTGACGACTGCGCGCGTCACGCCGTGGTTGTTCTCGAACAGCAGGCCGGCCTGTTCAAATACCCGCTTTTTGCTGGTTACGCTGACGTCGAGGGCAATGTTCCCGGGCGGCAGCAGTTTGGCCAAGCGATTCATGTGCAATGCGTGAAATGAGCGGCGTCCTTCTGCACCAAGATGGCGCGCGGACAATGGGGTCATTATAGACCACGTGCCGCGCGGCTTTGTGCGGCGCACCAGTGGTGCACCGCGCAGGGCAGAGAAGCGAATCCCCCAGGGGCTGCGATCAGTCGGTGCCGGCAATCTGCGCACGGCATCGACCCTGTTTTTGCCAGCATCGCGCCAAAAACCGCGCCACGCCAGCATTCATACTTTCGTCAGATTTTAGCCCGACTTAAATCCGTTGCAATCGGATTCGTCACGAATGCACCACGGCATAAAAAAACCGCGCCAACTCGGGGCGCGGTTTTTGCGGTGCCGTCCTGCTATTGCTGCATCTGCACGGCCTGGAAGGCTTGGTGCTTCATGCTGTCACGATCGTGCCCCTGCACGCGGTCCTTGTACTTGATCACTTGCCTGTCCAGTTTATCGACGAGTAGGTCGATGGCCGCATAAAGATCTTCATGGTGTGATTCGACGAAGACGTCCTTACCCTTGAGGTGCAAGTTGATTTCCGCGTACTGACGCCGATCCTTCTCCTTGTGGTTATCGACCGATAGCAACACGCTGACGCCAATCACCTGATCGAAGTGCCTGATCACACGCTCCAGTTTCGTTTCCACGTACTCACGCAAAGCGGGCGTGATGTCCAGGTGGTGTCCACTGAGTTTGAAGTTCATAGCGGTTCTCCTTCTCAAGATGAGCCGCACCGGAACTGCCCGCGATGCGGCTATAAAGACTTGCGCAAATTCACTGCAGGGATCTTGAGGGCTTCGCGGTATTTGGCCACCGTCCGACGGGCCACCACGAATCCTTGTTCGCCTAACAGCTCGGCAATTCTGCTATCGGACAGAGGATTCTTCGGGTCTTCGGCTCCTACAAGTTGCTTGATGAGCGCGCGTATCGCAGTGGATGACGCAGCCCCGCCGGTTTCCGTCGATACATGGCTGCCGAAGAAGTACTTCAACTCGAACGTCCCCATCGGGGTCGCCATGTATTTGTTGGTTGTCACACGGGAGATCGTGGACTCGTGTAGACCCAGTGTATCGGCTATTTCCCGCAAAACCAAGGGGCGCATGGCGATTTCACCGTGCGTGAAGAAGCTCTTTTGACGCTCGACAATGGCCTGCGAGACACGCAGGATCGTATCGAAGCGCTGCTGGATGTTCTTGATCAGCCAACGTGCTTCCTGCAGCTTCTGCTGTAGATTGGCGGCGCCCGATTCACCGCGGCTGCTGCGCAGGATCTGCGCGTACATGTCGTTGATGCGCAGGCGGGGCATCACATCGGGATTCAGTTGCGCCATCCAGCCTGCGCTCGTCTTGCGCACGATCACGTCAGGCACTACGAAATCCGCCTCGGCGCGACCGAACGCATGACCCGGGAACGGTGCCAGTGAACGGATCAGCTCATGCGCTGCTTTCAGTGCGGGTTCGTCGACGGACAGTGCCTTCTTCAGGCGCGTGTAGTCACGCGCAGCCAGCAGTTCGAGATGCTGATTGACGATGATGAGCGCCAGCGCCTTCGCGGGCGAATCGAGCCGGTGCAATTGCAGTGACAGGCACTCGGCGGCTGAGCGTGCGCCAATGCCAGGCGGATCAAAACTCTGCAGCATGCGTAGCGCGGCTTGCAGTTCGTCGAGTTCGACTTCGAGTTCGGCAGGCAGATCCGCGAGGATTTCGTCGAGTGTGCCTGCCAGATAGCCTTCGTCGTCGAGCGACTCGATCAGGAAAATGACGAGGCCCTTGTCGCGCATCGACAGCTTGAGCGGTGCGAGCTGTTCCATGAGGAATTCGCGCAGGCTTTGTTCGGCCTCGCGCAATTGCAGCGGGGCGCGGTCGTCTTCGTCGGATTGCGGTTTGCGGGCGAAGTCGTCAAGGCTCCAGTCGGAGCGGTCGGAACCGTAATCGCTGTCGAAATCGGCGCCGTTGTCGTGACTGTTCTCGTAGCTGTCGGGGGTGTCGCTGCTGTCGCCACCGTTGGGTGCGGGCGGAGGCGATTCGGTGGGCAGGGGCGTGGCGCTGTTGCTTTGCAACGCGTTCACTGATCCGTCCGCGCCGATGCGTGCGGAGGTGTCGAGCCACTCGTTTTCCCGCTCCAGCAGCGGGTTTTCAGTCAGGGCCTGCTCAACTTCTTGCTGCAGTTCTATGGTCGACAACTGCAGCAATCGGATCGATTGCTGCAACTGCGGCGTGAGCGCGAGATGCTGGGAGAGACGGAGCTGGAGCGACTGTTTCATGCGGGCTATTCTATGCCCAACACCCGGTCGATGGAACGGATTTTGCTTTAAGGTGCGGCTTTGCCACGTCCTTAAGGCGTAAGCGTGCAGCGTGGCTTACATCCGGAAGTTATCGCCCAGATAGACCTTGCGTACATCCTCGTTTTCGATGATCTGCTCCGGCATGCCTGCGGCCAGCACAGTCCCTTCGCTGATGATGTAGGCGTGATCGCAGATGCCCAGCGTTTCGCGCACGTTGTGATCGGTGATCAGCACGCCGATATTGCGGTCTTTCAGGAAGCTGACGATGCGTTGAATCTCGCCCACCGCGATCGGGTCGACGCCGGCAAACGGTTCATCGAGGAGGATGAAGCGCGGCGACGAGGCGAGCGCCCGGGCAATCTCCACCCGGCGACGTTCACCGCCCGAGAGCGACAGCGCAGGGTTGTCGCGCAGATGAGCGATCTGCAAGTCGTCGAGCAGGCCGTCGAGGCGGTGATTGACTTCGTCTTGCGAGAGCTTCTTGCCGTCCTGCTCCTGCAGCTCGAGCACCGCGCGGATGTTTTCCTGCACGTTGAGCTTGCGGAACACCGACGCTTCCTGCGGCAAATACGACAGGCCCATGCGCGCACGCTGGTGGATCGGCAAGCGGCTGATGTGTTCGCCGTCGAGCACTATGTCGCCGGCGTCCAGCGCCACCAGGCCGACGATCATGTAGAACGAGGTCGTCTTACCTGCACCGTTGGGGCCCAGCAGGCCGACCACCTCGCCACTTTTCACGTCAAGCGACACGTCCTTGACCACGGTGCGCGTGCCGTAGCGCTTCTTCAGATGGCGGACGACCAGCGTGCTGGAAGTCGTGGCCTGCGGCGCTGCAGTTTTGGGGGCGAGGGTGGTGGCAGACATAAGCGGAACAAAAAAGACTGGCGGTGCGGATCAGGGCTTGGCGGCCGGGCTGGATGCCGCCGGCGTGCCAGGCGTGCTCGTGCGCGGCGCTAGAACGGCACGCACGCGGCCCGACGGATTGGCGGCGGTGGCGTTTTCCGCGCCGCCCGAGGCCGTGTAGAACTCCTTCTGGCCGTCGTATGTGATCACGGCGCCGCGGATTTCGTCGAGCTGCGTAGCGCCTTGCAGGCGCTCCATGCGCGCGCGGGTGATCAGCTTGGAAATCTCTTGCTTGCCGTCGTATTCGATGCGCTCGCCCCAACCCTGGATGTATTCGTCGACGTTGTCCCGCTTCTGGCGAATGAAGGCCAGGTTGCCGGGCTTGGACGTGGCGACGGCGTAGTTGTAGCCCTCCGGATCGGTTCGCAGATCGGCCTCGTCGGAGCGCAGCACCATGGTGCCCTTGGTCAGCACTACGTTGCCGGTCAAGTGATAGACCTGCTTCAGATCGTCGTAGCTGGCGTTGTCGGCTTCGAGCACGAGCGGCTTGTCGCGGTCGGCACGCTCGGCGTGTGCGGGCAGGGCCGGTAGCAGCAGCGCAGCGACGATGGCGAGGCCGGCAGCACGGAGGGAATCAGTCATGGGGATCACGTCGGAGAAGGGCGCGGTCGGTGGGCGTTGTCAGGTTTCGGGGGCAGAGTTTACTGCTTCGGCGCCCCCAGCCCTTCGATTCGGCCGCGCACGTTGCCCAGCAATTGTACTTGGCGCGTCACGTTGTTGAAGGTGAGGCCGTTGGCGTTCATGATCGACGGCCCCCGGTGCAACTCGACCGGCTTGTCGGTGCGCACGATGTCGTCGTTGAGCAGCACCTGGAAGTACGTCGAATCGGCCGTCATCAGCGGGTCCTGGCGGGCGTCGGGGCCCTGCGCGCGGATGACCTTGGCATTGTTGTACAGATCGATGATGGTGCCGTCGCCGTTCATCTTGCCGAGGTCTGCGCGGGCGGTGACCTGCGGGCGGTCGGGCGCATACACGCGCAGTGCGGGATACGTGACGTCGTAGGTCAGGTCGTCCTCATAGTGGTTCATGTGGACGCCGGTGAAGCGGTATTTGGTCGTGCCGGTCTCGTCCAGCGCGGTGGCCGAGATGCCGTCCATGGTGTAGTCGGCGATGTGGCGCTTGGGCTGGGTGGCGGCTTCGTCCGTTTGCGGCGTGTTGACCTGCACAAGCAGGAACGTGACGCCGCAGACGATCGCCATCAGCAGGATCGGCAGCCCGCGCAGCATGACCTGCAGCACGGTGGAGACGAGGCGTTGGGAGCGTTCGCTGGCCATGGAGTCAGAAGGATTGCGGGGCCTGCAGCAGTTGCGCAAGCAGGTCGTCGTAGGCGCCTTGGGCCTTGAGGATCAGGTCGGCGACTTCGCGCACTGCGCCGCGTCCGCCCGTGGCCTGGGCCACATAGTGGGCGCGGCTGCGCAGTTCGGTATGGGCCTGGGCGGGGCAGGCGGTAAAGCCCACCATCGTCATCACCGGCAGGTCGGGCCAGTCGTCGCCCATGTAGCCGGCGTCGGTGGCCTGAAGTTGCGTGGCGGCCAACAGATGGGCAAATGCCTCGCGCTTGTCGGCTACGCCTTGGTACAGATGTTCGATGCCGAGTTCCCCGGCGCGCCAGGCCACGATTTCGGATTGCCGTCCGCTGATGATGGCCGGCATGACGCCGGCCTGTGCCAGCAGCTTGATGCCGTGGCCGTCCAGCGTGTCGAACGCCTTGCTGATTTCACCCTCAGGACCGACCAGCAGGCGGCCGTCGGTCAGCACGCCATCCACATCGAACACCATCAGACGCACGCGCGCGGCGCGTTCCATCGCCTGCGGAAAGCGTGCGTCGATGTTGCTGTGGACGCTGTCGGTGGGAAATGGGGCCGGGGTGGTCATCAGCGGCGTGGGCGGGTCAGATGACCTTGGCCCGCGTCAGGTCGTGGATGTGCAGCGCGCCGACCAGCAGGCCAGCGGCATCGACCACCAGCAACTGGTTGATACGGTGCGTTTCCATGACTTCGACGGCTTCAACGGCGAGCTGGTCGGGGCCGATCGAGCGCGGGTTGCTGTGCATGACCTCGTGGATGGGCACGGTGCGCCAGTCGCGCGGGGTTTCGAGCAGGCGGCGCAGGTCGCCGTCCGTGAACACGCCCACGGCGCGGCCTTGCGCATCGACCACGGCCGTCATCGCCATGCCCTTGCGGGTGATTTCCATCAGCGCCTGCGACAGCGGCGTGTCTTGGTTCACGCGGGGGATGGCGTCGCCGGCGCGCATGACGTCACGCACGTGCGTCAGCAGCTTGCGGCCGAGCGATCCGCCCGGATGCGAGCGTGCGAAGTCTTCGGCACCGAAGCCGCGTGCGTCGAGCACGGCCACAGCCAACGCATCGCCCAGCGCAATCTGCGCGGTGGTGCTGGCGGTAGGCGCAAGATTCAGTGGGCAGGCTTCGACATCGACGTGCGAATTGAGCACCACGTCGGCGTGCTTGCCGAGCGAGGACTCCGGGTTCCCCGTCACGGCAATCAGCTTGGCGCCCAGCCGCTTGACCAGCGGCAGGATGGCGTTCAATTCTGACACTTCGCCGGAATTGGAAAAGCCGATGAAAACGTCGTCGCGGGTAACCATGCCGAGGTCGCCGTGGCTGGCTTCGGCGGGGTGCACAAAGAAGGCTGGCGTGCCGGTTGAGGCCAGCGTGGCGGCAATCTTCCGGGCGACATGGCCAGATTTGCCCATGCCGGACACGACGACGCGGCCTGTGCAGCCGAGCACCATTTCGACCGCGCGCGCAAAGTCGGCGGACACCTGGGTTTTGAGGCCGAGGACGGCTTGCGCTTCGATGTCGAAGGTTTGCTGCGCCAGCGCAAGCGCTCGATCCGGATTGAAATTCGCTATCATGGCGGCGAAGTATAACAACGATTGACATTGTCCTCGGCCGCTGGCGGCGCGTTGGGACTTGGCTTGCGGGGAGTTGACGGAGCGTGCGGGCGCTTCGTTTTGCTGCGCCGCGGCATTCAGCTTTCCAATCACTTTTCTTCCCGTCGCCACGCCGTGGGTATTTTGCTCTGCGGCGTCTCGCGTATCACGTTCTTCGTTTATATCCTGGCATCGGTCTTGCAACGCCAACGTGCTCGCTTGCGCACGCACCGTCCTGATGCGCGGCACCTGGCCTTCCTGTCCAACCTCTTTCGATTGGTTTTTCGCGTCGCATGCATTCGCCGCTGGAACTCACCCTCGTGTTGCTGGCCGCCGCCGTGATCGGCGTGGTGTTGTTCCGGATGCTGCAATTGCCGCCGATGCTGGCGTACCTCGTGGTGGGCGTCCTCATCGGGCCGAAGGCGACCGGGCTGGAATCCGATACGGCGCAGACGCGCTACCTGGCGGAATTCGGGGTGGTCTTCCTGATGTTCTCGATCGGGCTGGAGTTCAACCTCTCCAAGCTGCGTTCGATGCGGCGGCTGGTGCTGGGGCTCGGGGCGTCGCAGGTGGGGCTGACCATCCTGCTCACGATTCCGGTTTCGATGGTGCTGTCCCACTGGTATCCGCTGTCGTGGCAGGCAGGACTGGCGCTGGGCGGCGCGTTGGCCATGTCGTCCACGGCCATCGTCTCAAAAATGCTGGCCGAGCGTCTGCAGCTCGAGACCGAGCACGGCCGCAACATCATCAGCGTGTTGCTGTTCCAGGATTTGGCGGTCGTGCTGCTGCTGATCGTGGTGCCGTCATTGGGCAAGAACCCGACCGACCTCGTGCTCGCGCTGTCCATTGCCGCGCTCAAGATCACCGTCGCGCTGGTGCTGATCCTGTTTCTGGGACAGAAGCTGCTCTCGCGCTGGTTCCATCTGGTGGCGGCCCGGCGCTCGCAGGAGCTGTTCATGCTGAACCTGCTGCTGGTCACGCTGGGCATGGCTGCGCTTACCGAGCGGCTGGGCTTGTCGATGGCGCTGGGCGCGTTCCTGGCCGGCATGCTGGTGTCGGAAACACCGTACAAGCTGCAAGTGGAAGAAGACATCAAGCCGTTCCGGGATGTGCTGCTGGGGCTGTTCTTCGTGACGGTCGGCATGCTGCTGGACCCGCGCGTGGTCTTCGAGCACTGGGCGCTGGTGCTGGGCCTGGTGATGGCGCCGGTGCTGTTCAAGTTTGTGCTGATTGCGCTGCTGGCACGTGCCTTCGGTTCGGGTGGCGGCGCGGCGATCCGTACGGCGCTGGGGCTGGCGCAGGCCGGTGAGTTCGGCTTCGTGCTGCTCAACCAGATCGACGGCATGAGACTGATCGACCCGCTGCTCGGCCAGGCGATCCTGGCGGCGATGCTGCTGTCGATGCTGCTGGCGCCGTTCCTGATCCAGTACAGCGACGTGATCGCCATGCGGCTGTCGCGCACGGACTGGCTGATGCAATCGCTGGCGATGACCAAGATTGCCGCTCAGAGCATCGCCACGGAGCGCCACGTCATCATCTGCGGCTACGGACGCAGCGGCCAGAACCTGGCGCACATGGTGGAGCAGGAGGGCATCGGCTATGTCG encodes:
- a CDS encoding PsiF family protein is translated as MKQLIAACALALPFLAGQAFGQGSAPAAAPAAPAAAPAAKNSQQDKMKQCNMDAAGKKGDERKAFMKGCLSDKPAAAAKPMTQQEKMAACSKANKGKKGDEYKKAQKECLSKG
- a CDS encoding KpsF/GutQ family sugar-phosphate isomerase, translated to MIANFNPDRALALAQQTFDIEAQAVLGLKTQVSADFARAVEMVLGCTGRVVVSGMGKSGHVARKIAATLASTGTPAFFVHPAEASHGDLGMVTRDDVFIGFSNSGEVSELNAILPLVKRLGAKLIAVTGNPESSLGKHADVVLNSHVDVEACPLNLAPTASTTAQIALGDALAVAVLDARGFGAEDFARSHPGGSLGRKLLTHVRDVMRAGDAIPRVNQDTPLSQALMEITRKGMAMTAVVDAQGRAVGVFTDGDLRRLLETPRDWRTVPIHEVMHSNPRSIGPDQLAVEAVEVMETHRINQLLVVDAAGLLVGALHIHDLTRAKVI
- the ptsN gene encoding PTS IIA-like nitrogen regulatory protein PtsN, which codes for MNRLAKLLPPGNIALDVSVTSKKRVFEQAGLLFENNHGVTRAVVTDNLFARESLGSTGLGAGVAIPHGRIKGLKQPLAAFMRLSEPVPFESPDGKPVSLLIFLLVPEQATQQHLEILSEIAQLLSDRDMREGLATLPSPEAIHQLLTDWRP
- a CDS encoding monovalent cation:proton antiporter family protein — translated: MHSPLELTLVLLAAAVIGVVLFRMLQLPPMLAYLVVGVLIGPKATGLESDTAQTRYLAEFGVVFLMFSIGLEFNLSKLRSMRRLVLGLGASQVGLTILLTIPVSMVLSHWYPLSWQAGLALGGALAMSSTAIVSKMLAERLQLETEHGRNIISVLLFQDLAVVLLLIVVPSLGKNPTDLVLALSIAALKITVALVLILFLGQKLLSRWFHLVAARRSQELFMLNLLLVTLGMAALTERLGLSMALGAFLAGMLVSETPYKLQVEEDIKPFRDVLLGLFFVTVGMLLDPRVVFEHWALVLGLVMAPVLFKFVLIALLARAFGSGGGAAIRTALGLAQAGEFGFVLLNQIDGMRLIDPLLGQAILAAMLLSMLLAPFLIQYSDVIAMRLSRTDWLMQSLAMTKIAAQSIATERHVIICGYGRSGQNLAHMVEQEGIGYVALDLDPDRVREAAAAGEHVVYGDAARRESLVAAGIHRAAAVAVTYADTASALKVLHHVQALEPTLPVIVRTIDDADLDRLQQAGATEVVPEIIEGSLMLASHALVLLGVPLRRVVRRAQEMRDARYSLLRGYFHGQDDEEDMLERDAVRLHSVPLAKGSPAIGHKLGTMGLETFKTSVTAIRRQGIRALDPDPDTVLELGDIVVLRGTPEGLQMAEERLSPR
- the hprK gene encoding HPr(Ser) kinase/phosphatase; its protein translation is MELTGVIAQSIFDDNAADLKLSWVAGLEGADRAFDVDFAKEATSAADLVGHLNLIHPNRIQVLGKPEITYYQRLSEENRKRQMGELILLEPPFLVVADGVDPPPDLELRCTRSSTPLFTSPISSAAVIDHLRLYLSRISAPRVTMHGVFLDILGMGVLIMGDSGLGKSELGLELISRGHGLVADDAVDFVRLGPDFIEGRCPPLLQNLLEVRGLGLLDIKTIFGETAVRRKMKIKLIVQLVRRNDGEFERLPLDSQYLDVLGLPIHMVKIQVAAGRNLAVLVEAAVRNTILRLRGIDTLRDFMDRQRAAMQAEAASHSPQGRLL
- the lptA gene encoding lipopolysaccharide transport periplasmic protein LptA; this encodes MTDSLRAAGLAIVAALLLPALPAHAERADRDKPLVLEADNASYDDLKQVYHLTGNVVLTKGTMVLRSDEADLRTDPEGYNYAVATSKPGNLAFIRQKRDNVDEYIQGWGERIEYDGKQEISKLITRARMERLQGATQLDEIRGAVITYDGQKEFYTASGGAENATAANPSGRVRAVLAPRTSTPGTPAASSPAAKP
- a CDS encoding KdsC family phosphatase; amino-acid sequence: MTTPAPFPTDSVHSNIDARFPQAMERAARVRLMVFDVDGVLTDGRLLVGPEGEISKAFDTLDGHGIKLLAQAGVMPAIISGRQSEIVAWRAGELGIEHLYQGVADKREAFAHLLAATQLQATDAGYMGDDWPDLPVMTMVGFTACPAQAHTELRSRAHYVAQATGGRGAVREVADLILKAQGAYDDLLAQLLQAPQSF
- the hpf gene encoding ribosome hibernation-promoting factor, HPF/YfiA family, giving the protein MNFKLSGHHLDITPALREYVETKLERVIRHFDQVIGVSVLLSVDNHKEKDRRQYAEINLHLKGKDVFVESHHEDLYAAIDLLVDKLDRQVIKYKDRVQGHDRDSMKHQAFQAVQMQQ
- a CDS encoding RNA polymerase factor sigma-54, giving the protein MKQSLQLRLSQHLALTPQLQQSIRLLQLSTIELQQEVEQALTENPLLERENEWLDTSARIGADGSVNALQSNSATPLPTESPPPAPNGGDSSDTPDSYENSHDNGADFDSDYGSDRSDWSLDDFARKPQSDEDDRAPLQLREAEQSLREFLMEQLAPLKLSMRDKGLVIFLIESLDDEGYLAGTLDEILADLPAELEVELDELQAALRMLQSFDPPGIGARSAAECLSLQLHRLDSPAKALALIIVNQHLELLAARDYTRLKKALSVDEPALKAAHELIRSLAPFPGHAFGRAEADFVVPDVIVRKTSAGWMAQLNPDVMPRLRINDMYAQILRSSRGESGAANLQQKLQEARWLIKNIQQRFDTILRVSQAIVERQKSFFTHGEIAMRPLVLREIADTLGLHESTISRVTTNKYMATPMGTFELKYFFGSHVSTETGGAASSTAIRALIKQLVGAEDPKNPLSDSRIAELLGEQGFVVARRTVAKYREALKIPAVNLRKSL
- the lptB gene encoding LPS export ABC transporter ATP-binding protein translates to MSATTLAPKTAAPQATTSSTLVVRHLKKRYGTRTVVKDVSLDVKSGEVVGLLGPNGAGKTTSFYMIVGLVALDAGDIVLDGEHISRLPIHQRARMGLSYLPQEASVFRKLNVQENIRAVLELQEQDGKKLSQDEVNHRLDGLLDDLQIAHLRDNPALSLSGGERRRVEIARALASSPRFILLDEPFAGVDPIAVGEIQRIVSFLKDRNIGVLITDHNVRETLGICDHAYIISEGTVLAAGMPEQIIENEDVRKVYLGDNFRM
- the lptC gene encoding LPS export ABC transporter periplasmic protein LptC encodes the protein MASERSQRLVSTVLQVMLRGLPILLMAIVCGVTFLLVQVNTPQTDEAATQPKRHIADYTMDGISATALDETGTTKYRFTGVHMNHYEDDLTYDVTYPALRVYAPDRPQVTARADLGKMNGDGTIIDLYNNAKVIRAQGPDARQDPLMTADSTYFQVLLNDDIVRTDKPVELHRGPSIMNANGLTFNNVTRQVQLLGNVRGRIEGLGAPKQ